From the Mesotoga prima MesG1.Ag.4.2 genome, the window TTCGAAATTGAATCTGGAGAAGCTTCTATCCACTGCCAGGATAATTCGATCAGCACCACCTGAGAAGAGAGAGTTGGCTGAATCTTCTTCGACAGGCTTGTCGGAAAGAACCACTACAGAAACCGTAAGAGGCCGCTTTATGGATAACTCCCTTGCCTTTCCAAGTAGTTCGAATGTACTTGAGTGGATTTCATTTCCTCTTCTTTCTGCGATTACCAGGAGATCACTCATGGTTCACCTCCAGATAGGGTGCCAACCTCTTTTTTATCTCATCAATTCCGTCTCTGATACTGCTTCCCTCATACATCTCTACCTTCCTAGAGAGCTTCGGGGTTCCTATTCTTACTACCCTTGTGGGTGATCCTTTCAAGCCGATCTCAGATGGATCTAATTCCAGAAAATCGTTGCCGATCCTCTCTACTGATGCGTTTCTCGCGAGTTTCTTTCCATTCAAGGTAGGGAGTCTGGGTTCATTGACATCCTTAGTCACCGAAACAAGCGAAGGTAGGGGTAGCTTCCATATTTCCTTTCCTTCTTCCACTTCGCGTTCGATTGTTATGCCCGATTCATCTAGCTCAACTATTCTCGAAACATATGTAGCAACGGGAATACCCAGCATAGCACCGGTTTCG encodes:
- a CDS encoding electron transfer flavoprotein subunit beta/FixA family protein, with amino-acid sequence MKILVLLKQVPDSDEVKLNPETGTMIREGVGTVINPLDLHALETALRIKETGDHSVTVVSMGPPAAEEAVREAIAMGADRAVLLTDRKFAGADTWATSMALARFAEKEGPFDLILAGEKATDGETGQVGPETGAMLGIPVATYVSRIVELDESGITIEREVEEGKEIWKLPLPSLVSVTKDVNEPRLPTLNGKKLARNASVERIGNDFLELDPSEIGLKGSPTRVVRIGTPKLSRKVEMYEGSSIRDGIDEIKKRLAPYLEVNHE